CAGAAATAGAAAGGTTTTTTGTCTTTGCAGTTTTAAAGTCAATTATTCGCACGGTGCCGTTCAGCCGGTCAATCCGGTCGATAAAACCGTAGAAACCTACCCGATCTTTTTTTTCTTCATCCAGAAAATATTCTGCCTGATCAAACTTGCCTTCCACACCGATGATTTCAAGTGTATTACCCCCGGCAACGAGTTTCCGGTCGTACTCTACAACACCGCGCACCACTCTTTCGGCGATGGATTTATGGATGAAATTCATGCCGTTCTGATAAAACTCAATCTGATGATTAAGTTTTTCAATTGCGTGATCCAAAGCTTCGACAATATTCTGATCCGTAAGGTCTAAATCTTTTACTGTGAGCGTTTTACCGACGAATTTTTCGTAAATATCCTGAAGTGCATAATGAACGAGATTTCCATAACTCCGCTGCGACAGTTCCTCCTCCATTTCGTCGGCCTCACGCGTATTAAGTATTTTATTCAGATAAAAATCCGCAGGATTATAGATGTAAGATGTGAGATGTGAAGCCGAAATGCGAGCTTTCCAGGCCTCAAGTATTTCGATAACTTTGGGTGTTTTGGCGATGTGCATCGGTTTCTGCAGAATCGGGTCGGCGGCATTTTCAATTATTACATTAGTGATCTGATGATGTCGGTCCTCAATTTCCATCTGAGTGATGAAGCGGCTTTTTTCACCCGTGTTCACACCGGAATTTAGTGCGTTAAACAGAAGATGAACATTTTGTGACTCCTGGATCAAACGGTAATAGTGATAGGCATAGATACTGTCGTTTTCGAGAAATGTATGAAGATTGAAATGCCGGCGGATATCGAAAGGCAGATAGGTGTTCTGTGTATTTCCGAGTGGCAGTTTGCCTTCGTTGGCAGAAAGCAAAATAATGTTCTCGAAATTCAGAAGCCGGGTTTCGAGAAGGCCCATAACCTGCAATCCTTCAAGTGGTTCACCCTGAAAATCAATAGTTTCCGAATTAACCAGTTGGTTGATTAATACTTCTAGAGTTTCCATCGAAACAGGAAATGAGTACGGTGAAATTTGGTTTTTAATGATCCTGAAACTTTTCTCGAAATGTGAGATATTCTCGTACGCAATATCGTCGAGATCACCGAATTTAAGTTCGTAGCAGTACGCGATAAGCAGATCCAGATACGCGGAAACTGAGCTAGCTTTCTGGAAAAGGTTCAGATAGGAAAGATCTGCAAGATATTCGTTGAGCTGTTTTTTTGAAATATAGATAATGTTTCTTTGCTCAATTTTAGTTTTAAATTCTGCAACCGTTTTACTGTCGCTTTCATCATTTGGAAGCTCCTCCAGCACTGCCAAAACATCATTATAATAATAAGACGAATCCTTTTGCGCGAGTTGTTTCTGAAGGTAAAACAGCCTTTTCATTGCATTGCTGAACGCCAGGTTTTTTAGTGGGAAACCCATCGTGATATTTAACCTCTCGGCTGAACTCAAAGCGTCCAAAGTTGCGGGAAGCAGATTTTCGTCGAGAAGCACCACCGCAGTTTTTGAAAGATCAGCACTGCCGATATCCGCAAAAATTTCGGGCAGCACCTTAGCCTGCGAAATATTGCCCGAAACCTCGTACACTTTTATATTTTTCTGCTGCTCAAAATCTTTTTCGATCCAACGGAAAGGCCGGCTGTCATTAAATTCTTTCCATGTTTTGTGGTTGCGCAAAAATTTTCCGGCTTCCTGCCTTTCGTCATTCATATAATATTCGTCAGCCTGAAAAAAGCATTGTGCTTTATCCCATTGCAGCAGATTTTTCACCAGCTTTTCTTCTACAGGCGTAAACGCATTGAACCCACAAAACACAAAGTTAAGTTCGGTGTTCTGTGCGAAACTTTCAATTTTTTCCCTGGCCGCTTCGTGAATCATGCCTGAAGTTGCCCAGTTTTTTTCCTGCAGTTTCTGCTTGAGCAACGGTATAAAAATGTTCATTCTCTGCCAGAAATTCAGGTTTTTGCGGCGCGGAGTTTCATCGGAATCCCCTAAATTTTCGGCCCAGTTTTTAATCCGCTCTTCGCTGAACATATATTCCAGCACGGCGGCATCGCTTTCGGAAAATTTAAGAATATCATCCCAGTCTTTAAGCAAGGTGGGAAACCATTTCAGAAACGTGGCAAAATCTTCCGATGGATGCACCGTCCGGTAAACCTCGAATGCGAACAGCCACAACGCAACTCCCTGCACTTTAGCCTTGCCCGACAGCTCGCCGATAAGGTCTTCGATCGTGAAAAAATTAGGCAGAAAGCCCGAATACTGCTTCTCTCTGAGAATTTTCTTAATGAATACAATCGGGCGTTTGCCCGGCAGAACAATATTAAATTGCGATAAGTCAGCGTTTTGCGATAACAGCTCGCTCACGATTTTAGTAAGAAACTTCATAGTAAATGGAAAGAAGAAAAGTAAGGAATTAAAACCGAAAAAGCACCGAAACGGTTCATTTCAGTGCTTTGTTACAATAAAAACAGTGCTTAGCCTATTCGACCACGATCGTTTTCTCAAGCCAGATGCCCTCACCTGCGGAATCTTCACCCGTCCAGAATCGGAAAGTGTAAATGCCGGTTTCCTGTGGCCGGAAATTAATCTGCGACGCGCGTGGCACTTCATCACCGCAAGTGGCGGAAGTCTTAAATTTGTACGTTGCTACTTCGCGCTGAAGCGGCGCAACGTGTGCATAATCATAACCATAAAAACCTTCGCACTGCGCGCTGTAGGTGGAGTACGTTTTAATGGTTTGCGTGGAAAAAACATCCATCGTGTCCTGAGCAATTTTCACACTGTCGATTTTCAGTGGTTCTGTGCTTACAATCTCATCGCCTTCCAGCCGGTCGTTACAGTTGGTTAATGTAAGAGCCATCACAACCGGAATACAAAATTTAAATATATTTCTCATAACAGTTGATTTTTATTTCCAAAACGGCAACAATAACCGTTTTAGTACGCTTATTTAAGAATTAAAATTTCCTTTAGATAAATATACTACTTTTTTAGTATCGAAAAATTCACCTTCGAAATAATTTTTAAGTTCAAAAATTTCGGTGTTCAGACCCGAAAGTTCTTCGGATAAATCGCCACCCTTCAGGTACAGCACACCATTGTGTTTTTGGTTGATCTGTTCTTTTTCAAACTTACCTTTTAACCAGCGGAGGAAAACCGGCATCTGCGTAACGGCACGGCTTACAATAAAATGAAACTTCCCTTTCAGATCTTCGGCGCGGCCATGTACAGCGGTTATGTTCTTTAAACCAACACCTTCCGAAACTTCCTTCACTACGGTAATTTTTTTTCCGATAGAATCAATGAGGGTAAACTGAACCTGCGGAAATAATATCGCAAGCGGTATCCCCGGGAAGCCACCGCCTGTACCGATGTCGAGCACTTGTGTACCTGGCGCAAACTGCATTACTTTGGCGATCCCAAGCGAATGCAGGATGTGCTTTTCATACAGAGAATCCATGTCTTTACGTGAAATCACGTTTATTTTTTCGTTCCATTCGCGGTAAAGTCCGTCAAGTTTTTCAAACTGATTTTTCTGTTCAGCACTAAGTTCGGGAAAATATTTATCGATCAGTTCGGCGTTCATTCCTTAAATTTTGACGCAAATTTAACGAAAACAAGTCGGGAACATGCAGAAAAAAATTATCTTTGGGAACTTAAGATTTATTATGGAGAAACACGCTGACCGCCTGAGCAGGATGAGTTTTTCGCAGACTTTTGTGATGAGCAACAAGGTACGCGAGATGAAGGCAAACGGCATCGACGTCATCAGTCTGACTTTAGGAGAACCCGATTTCGACGTTCCCGCAAACATCAAAGAGGCCGCATTCGACGCCATTAACAGCAATTTTAGCCATTACTCGCCCGTACCTGGATTTCTGGATCTGCGCCAGGCAATCTGCGACAAACTGAAGCGTGACAATAACCTGAGCTATCTTCCCTCACAGATATGCGTGTCTAACGGAGCCAAACAATCTATCCTCAACGTGCTTGCCTCGCTGCTTAATGATGGCGACGAAGTGATTCTGCCTGCACCGTTTTGGGTGAGTTATAACGAAATGGTGAAGATGATGGGTGGCCAGCCGGTTATTATCGAAACTTCAATTGAAACGGATTTTAAGATGACCGCCGAACAACTCGAAAATGCAATTACTCCGAAAACGAAAATATTGCTGTACAGTTCGCCATGTAATCCTTCAGGAAGCTTTTACACGTACGAGGAGCTCGAAAAAATTGCAGATGTTGTGGCAAAATATCCGCAGATCACGATTATTTCTGATGAGATTTATGAATACATCAATTATGACGGCAAACACACATCTATCGCAGAGTTTCCCCAGGTTTATGAGCAGACCGCTGTAATCAACGGAATGTCTAAAGCGTTTGCAATGACGGGCTGGAGAATCGGCTATTCCGCATGCCCGACGTGGCTGGCCACCGGTTGCGAGAAAATTCAGGGACAGATGACGAGCGGCGCCAACACAATGGCACAAAAAGCTTCGGTAACTGCACTGCAGACTGACCCGTCCGAATATCGTTATATGATCGACAAATTTGCGGAAAGGCGCGAACTTGTGTACGGTCTGATGAAAGAAATTCCGGGATTTTCTGTAAATTATCCTGAAGCCGCATTCTATTTCTTTCCGGACATCTCCTATTATATTGGGAAAAGCCTGAACGGAAAAACAATTGGCGACGCCGATGATTTTGCGATGTTTTTGCTAGAGAACGCTCACGTTGGATCCGTCGGAGGTGTATCTTTCGGCAACCCTAACTGCATCCGTTTTTCCTATGCAGCCTCAGAAAAAGATCTTACAGAAGCGATGCGCAGAATAAAAGACTGCCTCGAAAATGCAACATACACCTAAAAAAAACGGTCCGGAAAATTCCGGACCGTTTCTGGGTATTTTAAGAAAGATTAAAATTTAATAATCTCCTTCATTTTTTCGTTTTCTTCGTTCACCAAATCGTCATCAACGAGGATTTTTCCGCTGTGCTCATCGATGATAATCTTCTTGCGTTGCGCAATTTCCATTTGCTTTTGCGGCGGCAGTGTAAAGAAAGATCCCTTTGGCGCGCCTCGCTCCAAGCCTACTACAGCAAGACCTGTTGGTGAGTTTGTGCGGATTCTCTGATAGGAGGCCAACAATCTTTCGTCGATATTTTTCGCAAATTCGCTCGATTTTTCAATCAGGAAATCTTCTTCTTTCTGCGTCTCAGACACAAGATTCTCGAGTTCTTCTTTTTTAAATTTCAAATGACTCTTCAGCTCTGAAATCTTATTGTTGAGCTCTTCGAAAGTTTCGTTTTTATGTGCAATCTTCGCGCTGAATTCTTTAATTCTTTTGTCAGCCAGTTGGATCTCAAGTTCCTGAAATTCGATTTCTTTATCAAGCGCTTCGAATTCTTTATTGTTTCTTACATTATCCTGCTGTGCTTTATACTTGTCTATCAGCGTTTTAGAATGGCTGATCACTTCGTTTTTATTGTTGATCTCGTCGTTCTGCTCTTTAATTTCGGCTTGAAATTTTTCAGCTCTTTTTTCAAGACCTTCAATCTCGATTTCGAGATCTTCAACTTCAATTGGCAGTTCACCTCTTGTGTTTCTGATTTCGTCTAACCGTGAATCGATAATTTGCAGGTCGTAAAGTGCTCTGAGTTTATCTTCGACGCTGATTTCTACAGTTTTCTTAGCCATATTTTTATAAAAAATAATTTACAGGATTGGTTTTCTCAACAGATTTTGAGACTGCAAATTTAGGAAAAATTTCCGATAAAATCTCAAATAATTGGTCGGTAACGAATTGCTCCGATTCGAAATGGCCGATGTCGCAGATCAGCATTTTTCCCTCACCCAGAAAAAAATCGTGGTATTTCACATCACCCGTCAGATAAGCGTCACAACCCCGCGCCAGCGCAGCTTTTATACCGCTTGCGCCACTGCCACCCAATACGCCTATTTTTTTTAT
This window of the Flavobacteriaceae bacterium 3519-10 genome carries:
- a CDS encoding Zn-ribbon protein, possibly nucleic acid-binding, which produces MAKKTVEISVEDKLRALYDLQIIDSRLDEIRNTRGELPIEVEDLEIEIEGLEKRAEKFQAEIKEQNDEINNKNEVISHSKTLIDKYKAQQDNVRNNKEFEALDKEIEFQELEIQLADKRIKEFSAKIAHKNETFEELNNKISELKSHLKFKKEELENLVSETQKEEDFLIEKSSEFAKNIDERLLASYQRIRTNSPTGLAVVGLERGAPKGSFFTLPPQKQMEIAQRKKIIIDEHSGKILVDDDLVNEENEKMKEIIKF
- a CDS encoding Aspartate aminotransferase gives rise to the protein MQKKIIFGNLRFIMEKHADRLSRMSFSQTFVMSNKVREMKANGIDVISLTLGEPDFDVPANIKEAAFDAINSNFSHYSPVPGFLDLRQAICDKLKRDNNLSYLPSQICVSNGAKQSILNVLASLLNDGDEVILPAPFWVSYNEMVKMMGGQPVIIETSIETDFKMTAEQLENAITPKTKILLYSSPCNPSGSFYTYEELEKIADVVAKYPQITIISDEIYEYINYDGKHTSIAEFPQVYEQTAVINGMSKAFAMTGWRIGYSACPTWLATGCEKIQGQMTSGANTMAQKASVTALQTDPSEYRYMIDKFAERRELVYGLMKEIPGFSVNYPEAAFYFFPDISYYIGKSLNGKTIGDADDFAMFLLENAHVGSVGGVSFGNPNCIRFSYAASEKDLTEAMRRIKDCLENATYT
- a CDS encoding Ribosomal RNA small subunit methyltransferase G — its product is MNAELIDKYFPELSAEQKNQFEKLDGLYREWNEKINVISRKDMDSLYEKHILHSLGIAKVMQFAPGTQVLDIGTGGGFPGIPLAILFPQVQFTLIDSIGKKITVVKEVSEGVGLKNITAVHGRAEDLKGKFHFIVSRAVTQMPVFLRWLKGKFEKEQINQKHNGVLYLKGGDLSEELSGLNTEIFELKNYFEGEFFDTKKVVYLSKGNFNS